The nucleotide sequence CCCACTTGCCAATGTTCTGGACGAACACCTAGGGTAACTGTGCTGCCAATGTAAGAAGCTATAGCTGGTTGCCAGTGATCGGGCAGGGTAAGAGTAACGCCATAATGAGCGATCGTTGTAGCTGTAGTTACCTGCACAGGCAGAAAATTCATTGGGGGTGAGCCGATGAAGCCAGCGACGTATTGGTTAGCGGGGTGATTGTACAGCTCCAGCGGATGAGCAACCTGCTGGATTTGCCCTGCGTGCATGACAGCAATGCGATCGCCCATCGTCATGGCTTCCACTTGGTCATGGGTGACATAAATAGTAGTGATTCCTAGTTGTCGCTGCAAGTTCACAATTTGAGCACGGGTCTCTGTCCGCAATTGAGCATCCAGATTTGAAAGTGGCTCATCCATTAAAAACACGGCTGGGTTGCGAGCCATCGCCCGCCCTAGGGCTACTCGTTGCTTTTGTCCACCAGAAAGTTGCCGAGGAAAGCGTTGCAACAGGTCATCAATCTGCAACATTTTTGCCACTGTTCGGACCCGTTGATCGATCGCTCGCTCTTGGGCAGACCAGTAGCGCCATCCTTTAGGCAACGGACGGGTGATGCTCGTGAGGAAAGCGTCTACCCATCTGAGTGAGGTTCCTGACTCGGAAGCAGCGACACCTGCACGGCGCAACCCGAAGGCCAAGTTGTCATACACTCGCATATGGGGATAGAGAGCATAGTTTTGGAACACCATGGCGATATTTCGGTCTTTGGGCGGCAGGTCGTTTAAGCGGCGATCGCCCATCCAAATGTTGCCTGCTGTTACACTCTCTAGGCCAGCAATCAGCCGCAGTAGGGTGCTTTTGCCACAGCCAGAGGCCCCCACCAGTACCATAAATTCGCCATCCTCAATAGTTAGGTTGATGTTGCGCAATACAGGCACCTGATGATGGTCATGGGCACTAGCTTGCTGACGATCAGCCTCGTTACTGAGCTGTTGGCGATCGTGGGCAAAGCTTTTATAAACTGTTTCAAGCACTATTGAAGCCACGGGGTTTGCAGCATCCTTTACAACGCATTACCTAGTGTACGGTACCCCAGTTCCCAGGAAACTTCCTGACGCTAAAATTCGCCGTCCCTCCCTTTGCTCTCTTCCCCGCAAAAACCTAAATTTGGTCAGGATCCAGTCCCTGGCTGCGCAGGAGAGCTGCTAGTCGATCAGCCCGCTGGCGTTCTGCTTCGGCCCGTTGATGCTCCATCTCAGCCCATTGTGCAAGTTCCGATGCCGTCAATAGCCGCTCTCCAGTTTGGGCATTCTCCAGCACTACTTGTCCATCCTGCAAGCTGATCCACAACCCCAATACGCGAGAGAGAATCCGTCCATTCTCGTCAGGGGTAATAGGCTGATAGACGCTAGGCGCAACCAAGCGGTACCCAAGCACCTCTTCCCAGGTTTGTTGGCGACACTTCCGCCGATCGAAAATGATGTATTCCTGCACCTGAGCTTGGGCATAGTGCTGTACTTTAGTTTCTCGATCCACATGGCGATAGCGAGGGGACACGACTTCCATGATGACTGCTGGACGCACGCCCTCTTCCGCCACATCAAAGCTAGAACGATCGCGCTCTGGTTCTTTTACATTGAACACTACGGCAACGTCGGGGCAGTGATTCCCTAGGTCAATATCCCATTGGAAGGACAAATCGCCATAAACGCAAGTATTCGGCTGGTGCTGGAACCAGCGTTTAAGGAGGTCTTTGAGGGTGCTGACGATGCGATCGTGAAACGTGTCAATAGGCAAGTGGTCACCTTCCCTAGGATGTAAAAACTCTGCGTCAGTTAGAGGTGTCCAGATAATCTCCTGGGTGCCATCAGGATGCTCAATCCATTCTTCATGCCAACCAGTTTCAGCAAAGTTAGGCTTGTCCGATGGAGTGGGTGTCGAGTTCGAGTTTTGGAGATTGGCGATCGTTGGAGTCATACTCTACATCAACCCTGGAGTGGACTAGAGAATCAAGCTGGGATGAGCAATAAGTATCCTGATCATACTGGATTACAGTTGCTCCTGGGGAATGCCGCTACTGTAGCAGTGGCATCTCGCAAGTGCAAGGGGTGGTAGGCTTGCCTGATTCAGAACATCCTATGCCCTAGGACTGCTATCTGGAATGGCTGCAAGTTTCTAGAAACCTGTTGTCACAATGGACTATTGCTGGAGTTGTTGACGGATCCAATGACGCAGCTTAACTTCGGCAGCGACCTCATCGCGCCATGCTAGTTCTAGAAACTGATAGAGATCGGTTTTGCTCACTAGTGGAAAGGTAGGGGAGCGATCGCACTCCACATAGGCTCCCGCAGTTAACTGCAAAATCTGTAACTCTCGTCCATTAAACCGCCAGAACTCTGCTACTCCCATGCTGGCGTAGAGGGCATTTTTATTCAGGTCGCTGTTGGTAATATCCACTTCCACCACCAGATCAGGAGCTGGATCCACGCTTAAGTCCACTTCATGATCGGCAACTAGGGAATAGTTTTGGATGTAGTAGCCATTGTCAGGCTCAGCACTCTTGAGCAAATCTTCCCGATCAAGGGTAGTTGATCCCATCGTTTTTAGCTTCATGCCCATTTCAGTCACAAGAATTAAAATAAAGCGCTCGATTAGACGAGCAGAGCGTTCATGGGCTTCTAGGGGCATAGTGATTTCTAACAGGCCATTGTCGTAAGTAAAGCGGGCGCGGGTATGGGCAGTCAACAGGGCCTGAATTTGCTTGAATGCTTGCCAGTCAAGACCACAAAAGGTGATGCGCTTTTCACCGATCGGCTTGGGGGGAGCTTCTATCAACATCATTGTCGTTACCACTCACATGCTGCTAAGGCGGATGCCTCTATTGTCTACGATCGCGCCCAGTTGAGACTCAACTCAGGTTATGCGATTCTGTATCATGCCCTGCTCCTAGGTTCTACCCGAATGACTAATCCATGTAGAAACCAGCGATAATGTCCCTAACTGACTAGATACCGAGCTGTAACCTGTGAATGACCATAAGCGAATTTTTGTAACTGGTGCCAGTGGTTGTATTGGGCACTATATCTGCAACCAACTGATTCACCACACCACCCATGATCTGTACCTGCTGGTGCGGAACCCAGCCAAGCTGAAGCTAGAGTTTGATCGCCCTGGTGTCACTGTGCTGGAGGGCAACATGCGGGACATCGAGCATTTTGCAGACCTGCTCAAGACCATCAATGTAGCAATTTTAACAGCAACAGCCTGGGGTGATCCCCAGGAAACAACGGACATTAACATCACCAAAACCCTACGGTTGATGAATTTATTGGATCCAGTAGTCTGTGAACAGGTTCTCTACTTTTCCACTGCTAGCATTCTCAACCACGAGAACCAACTGTTGCCAGAAGCTTGGGAACTAGGCACTGATTACATTCGCTCTAAGTATGAGTGCTACACCAAGTTGCCTCAGCTAGCGATCGCTCCTAAGATTACAGTGCTACTGCCGACTCTAGTGTTTGGCGGCGATGAAACGATGCCTTACTCCCATTTATCCTCTGGGCTGGCGGAAGTGGTGAAATGGATGCCTCTCATCCGCTTCTTTGGCACTGAAGGCAGCTTGCACTTTATCCATGCCCAAGACATTGCTACGATCGTGACCTACTTGGTAGACAATCCTCCAGAAGAGCCGCGCCTGCAACAGATGGTGCTGGGTAACCCGCGCTTGAGTGTCAATGAGACGATCGAGCAATTTTGTAACTACTTG is from Cyanobacteriota bacterium and encodes:
- a CDS encoding ABC transporter ATP-binding protein; its protein translation is MPVLRNINLTIEDGEFMVLVGASGCGKSTLLRLIAGLESVTAGNIWMGDRRLNDLPPKDRNIAMVFQNYALYPHMRVYDNLAFGLRRAGVAASESGTSLRWVDAFLTSITRPLPKGWRYWSAQERAIDQRVRTVAKMLQIDDLLQRFPRQLSGGQKQRVALGRAMARNPAVFLMDEPLSNLDAQLRTETRAQIVNLQRQLGITTIYVTHDQVEAMTMGDRIAVMHAGQIQQVAHPLELYNHPANQYVAGFIGSPPMNFLPVQVTTATTIAHYGVTLTLPDHWQPAIASYIGSTVTLGVRPEHWQVGRATANALKVQVQRVEALGSETFLTVVLVDTPGAEASRLQVRLHPDATVNEGDILGLTVAPERIHLFDPATGLAICA
- a CDS encoding Uma2 family endonuclease; this translates as MMLIEAPPKPIGEKRITFCGLDWQAFKQIQALLTAHTRARFTYDNGLLEITMPLEAHERSARLIERFILILVTEMGMKLKTMGSTTLDREDLLKSAEPDNGYYIQNYSLVADHEVDLSVDPAPDLVVEVDITNSDLNKNALYASMGVAEFWRFNGRELQILQLTAGAYVECDRSPTFPLVSKTDLYQFLELAWRDEVAAEVKLRHWIRQQLQQ
- a CDS encoding Uma2 family endonuclease: MTPTIANLQNSNSTPTPSDKPNFAETGWHEEWIEHPDGTQEIIWTPLTDAEFLHPREGDHLPIDTFHDRIVSTLKDLLKRWFQHQPNTCVYGDLSFQWDIDLGNHCPDVAVVFNVKEPERDRSSFDVAEEGVRPAVIMEVVSPRYRHVDRETKVQHYAQAQVQEYIIFDRRKCRQQTWEEVLGYRLVAPSVYQPITPDENGRILSRVLGLWISLQDGQVVLENAQTGERLLTASELAQWAEMEHQRAEAERQRADRLAALLRSQGLDPDQI
- a CDS encoding NAD(P)-dependent oxidoreductase: MNDHKRIFVTGASGCIGHYICNQLIHHTTHDLYLLVRNPAKLKLEFDRPGVTVLEGNMRDIEHFADLLKTINVAILTATAWGDPQETTDINITKTLRLMNLLDPVVCEQVLYFSTASILNHENQLLPEAWELGTDYIRSKYECYTKLPQLAIAPKITVLLPTLVFGGDETMPYSHLSSGLAEVVKWMPLIRFFGTEGSLHFIHAQDIATIVTYLVDNPPEEPRLQQMVLGNPRLSVNETIEQFCNYLNLRIYFRLPLTLWFANIIIKLFRLQMAAWDYFSLNYRHFYYKDPVSPALLGLPAYCPTLADVLRATGIPPGNDKGKHWRR